Proteins from a single region of Dyadobacter fanqingshengii:
- a CDS encoding HEPN domain-containing protein yields the protein MSEILISDKVSAVAKRDIIDLNQKINAFNTGETPEEAFRKFRLTRGVYGQRQPGVQMIRIKLPYGRITADQLVRIADTSDKFATGNLHATTRQDIQLHFVKLSDSPQLWADLEDAGITLKEACGNTIRNVTASSVAGIDPDEPFDVTPITHSIFTYFLRNPINQDMGRKFKIAVSSSEKDSALAFIHDVGLIAKMGTNEAGETVKGFKVLIGGGLGAQPFSAQTAFEFLEEDKVIPFIEALLRVFDRYGERVRRHKARMKFLLADIGLEEMMARVEEQRIAVKNKVFTIPEDLFGIEKVESIDYAPRPSLTEAEILNIASQSIEADKLDIFTKWLRTNTFEQKQKGWYAVQLRVLLGDMHSDIARQLADLVRQYAADDIRVTVNQGYILRFVKGEDLVALYHELAKLGLAAPGFDSTMDITTCPGTDTCNLAISSSYGITRVLEDVMRDEFPEMIYNQDIKIKISGCMNGCGQHNASNIGFHGSSIKNGKLVLPALQVLLGGGFTGDGVGLIGDKVIKVPTKRGPEVLRTLFNDFETNAYDGEYYNQYYQRQTKNYFFQLLKPIADLTTLQDDDYRDWDHDELFKTEIGVGECASVLVDLVATTITEGQEKLNLAKENYESGIWADAIYHAYNVLITGAKGLLMTKDVTLNTQYGIVNDFETHFGQDFKYETPAEFALEDKSEAPFRSLAFSINKFEPTQEFATYFLNTAKQFLNFVRDTREAQLVETGEPVLQELSFGKDS from the coding sequence ATGAGCGAAATATTGATTTCTGACAAAGTATCGGCCGTTGCGAAGCGCGATATCATTGATTTGAACCAAAAAATCAATGCATTTAATACGGGTGAAACACCCGAAGAAGCTTTCCGTAAGTTCAGGCTTACACGCGGTGTCTATGGACAGCGCCAGCCAGGCGTTCAAATGATCCGTATCAAGTTGCCTTACGGACGCATTACGGCTGACCAGCTTGTCAGGATCGCGGATACTTCCGACAAATTCGCAACCGGAAACCTGCACGCAACCACGCGTCAGGACATTCAGCTGCACTTTGTAAAGCTTTCCGATTCGCCTCAATTGTGGGCTGATCTGGAAGATGCCGGCATCACATTAAAAGAAGCTTGCGGAAACACAATTCGTAACGTGACTGCTTCATCTGTGGCTGGTATTGATCCGGACGAACCATTTGATGTAACACCGATCACGCATTCGATATTTACCTATTTCCTCCGCAACCCGATCAATCAGGATATGGGCCGGAAGTTTAAAATTGCCGTTTCTTCTTCTGAAAAAGATTCCGCATTGGCATTCATTCACGACGTAGGTCTTATTGCGAAAATGGGCACGAATGAAGCTGGCGAAACTGTGAAAGGTTTTAAAGTGCTGATTGGTGGCGGATTGGGCGCGCAGCCTTTTTCTGCCCAAACCGCATTTGAGTTTCTGGAAGAAGATAAAGTTATTCCGTTCATTGAAGCATTGCTCCGTGTTTTCGACCGTTACGGAGAACGCGTTCGTCGTCACAAGGCACGTATGAAGTTTCTTTTGGCAGACATTGGTTTGGAAGAAATGATGGCAAGAGTCGAAGAACAACGCATTGCTGTTAAAAATAAGGTGTTCACCATTCCCGAGGATCTTTTTGGAATCGAGAAAGTTGAATCCATTGATTACGCGCCGCGTCCATCTTTGACAGAAGCCGAAATTCTGAACATTGCTTCTCAAAGCATTGAAGCAGATAAACTGGACATTTTTACAAAATGGTTGAGAACCAACACTTTTGAACAAAAACAAAAAGGCTGGTACGCAGTGCAATTGCGAGTTCTTTTGGGCGATATGCACTCGGATATAGCGCGTCAGCTTGCGGATCTGGTTCGTCAATATGCTGCTGACGACATTCGTGTAACGGTTAACCAGGGTTATATCCTTCGTTTTGTAAAAGGCGAGGATTTGGTTGCGCTTTATCATGAGTTGGCGAAATTGGGACTTGCAGCGCCTGGTTTTGACAGCACCATGGACATTACCACTTGCCCGGGAACAGATACTTGCAACCTGGCTATTTCCAGCAGCTATGGAATTACGCGTGTTTTGGAAGATGTAATGCGTGACGAATTCCCTGAAATGATTTATAATCAGGATATTAAGATAAAAATTAGCGGCTGTATGAATGGCTGTGGCCAGCATAATGCATCCAACATTGGTTTCCACGGAAGTTCGATCAAAAATGGCAAGCTGGTTCTTCCCGCTTTGCAGGTTTTGCTCGGCGGTGGTTTTACAGGCGATGGTGTTGGTTTGATTGGTGATAAAGTAATCAAAGTTCCTACCAAACGTGGCCCGGAAGTGTTGCGCACGCTTTTCAATGATTTTGAAACCAATGCGTATGACGGCGAATATTACAACCAATATTACCAGCGTCAGACTAAAAATTATTTCTTCCAATTGCTGAAACCGATTGCAGATTTAACCACTTTGCAAGACGACGATTATCGCGATTGGGACCACGATGAGTTGTTCAAAACGGAGATCGGAGTTGGAGAATGTGCGAGTGTGCTGGTTGACCTTGTGGCTACGACCATCACCGAAGGACAGGAGAAATTGAATCTTGCCAAAGAAAACTACGAGTCTGGAATCTGGGCGGATGCGATTTACCACGCTTATAATGTGTTGATTACGGGAGCCAAAGGTCTGTTAATGACCAAAGATGTGACCTTGAACACGCAGTATGGCATCGTGAATGACTTTGAAACGCATTTCGGACAGGATTTCAAATATGAGACGCCAGCCGAATTCGCACTCGAAGACAAATCGGAAGCACCTTTCCGTTCACTGGCTTTCAGCATTAATAAATTTGAGCCGACACAGGAATTTGCGACTTACTTCCTCAACACTGCCAAGCAGTTTTTGAATTTCGTCCGCGATACACGTGAAGCGCAATTGGTAGAAACCGGCGAGCCGGTTTTGCAGGAATTGTCATTCGGAAAAGATAGTTAA
- the cobA gene encoding uroporphyrinogen-III C-methyltransferase, with protein sequence MKLTLIGAGPGDPDLITLKGIKALQKAKVVLYDSLAHPSLLDYCPEDCVKILVGKRFGKTSCAQDEINALIVDNALIYGEVVRLKGGDSFIFGRGYEEILYAAQHNIESEVIPGISSSYAAPALAGIPLTSRGLSESFWVITGTTKNHALSDDLLLAAQSTATVVVLMGLHKLQEIVDIYAALDKLDESISIIQNGTLENQKVVTGKISNIATLAQVSEIASPAIIVIGKVAALPDLSYKHIGQMIQQGRSVATEVN encoded by the coding sequence ATGAAACTTACACTCATCGGTGCCGGGCCGGGCGATCCTGACCTGATCACCTTGAAAGGGATTAAAGCATTACAAAAAGCAAAGGTTGTTTTGTATGACTCCCTCGCCCACCCCTCACTTCTGGATTACTGCCCGGAAGACTGCGTTAAGATCCTTGTGGGCAAACGTTTTGGTAAAACAAGTTGTGCACAAGATGAAATTAATGCACTTATCGTAGATAACGCGCTCATTTATGGAGAAGTTGTTCGCCTGAAAGGTGGCGATTCCTTTATTTTCGGGCGAGGTTACGAAGAGATTCTTTACGCTGCCCAACACAATATTGAATCCGAAGTTATTCCCGGCATTTCAAGCAGTTATGCAGCTCCTGCATTGGCTGGCATTCCTTTGACTTCAAGGGGATTGAGTGAAAGCTTTTGGGTCATCACGGGCACAACGAAGAACCATGCATTGTCTGATGACCTTCTTCTGGCTGCTCAGTCGACGGCCACGGTTGTGGTTTTAATGGGCTTGCATAAGTTGCAGGAGATCGTGGACATTTACGCAGCGCTGGACAAGCTGGACGAATCCATTTCCATCATTCAGAACGGGACATTGGAAAATCAGAAAGTTGTGACAGGAAAAATCAGCAACATTGCCACACTGGCTCAGGTGAGCGAGATCGCATCGCCGGCAATCATCGTCATTGGAAAAGTTGCCGCACTACCAGATTTGAGCTATAAGCACATTGGGCAGATGATTCAGCAAGGAAGATCGGTTGCCACTGAAGTAAATTAG
- a CDS encoding lysophospholipid acyltransferase family protein, with product MHILVSKFLFLILNQVSKLSWKNAFRLSDFLRWSIFTLGGYRKNVIRQNLRNSFPDKSDAELSCIAKDFQLHFTDLIVETIKFRTASPECVRERLQGDISMMDELYNNKTNIIYLMGHRGNWELANLFSSLCFTHECIVVYRPLQNKASDQWFLDLRTRFGAKLVPMDTIFKELQKPREKPYVVVLANDQSPNPKTAFWTKFLHQDTGVFRGVETIARRYNLTVLYADFCKVADKRGYYHVDISIITQTPKEVPNNAILEKQLRILEKDINLQPHNWLWSHRRWKHKRPDCLKPEQTLA from the coding sequence ATGCACATTTTAGTTTCAAAGTTTCTTTTTTTAATACTAAATCAAGTTTCAAAACTTTCCTGGAAGAACGCTTTCCGGCTTTCTGATTTTCTTCGCTGGTCTATTTTCACGCTTGGCGGCTATCGGAAAAATGTAATCCGCCAAAATCTTAGAAATAGTTTCCCGGATAAAAGTGATGCCGAGCTCTCGTGCATTGCCAAGGATTTTCAACTCCATTTTACAGACCTGATCGTCGAGACCATTAAGTTTCGTACTGCCAGCCCGGAATGCGTGCGGGAGCGCCTGCAAGGTGATATCAGTATGATGGATGAGCTTTACAATAATAAAACTAACATTATATATCTGATGGGCCACCGCGGCAATTGGGAGCTTGCAAACCTTTTTTCCTCGCTTTGCTTCACCCATGAATGCATTGTGGTGTACAGGCCATTGCAAAACAAAGCCTCTGACCAGTGGTTTCTGGACCTGAGGACAAGATTCGGGGCGAAGCTCGTTCCTATGGATACAATTTTCAAGGAATTACAAAAACCGAGAGAAAAACCTTACGTTGTCGTGCTCGCCAATGATCAGTCACCCAATCCGAAAACCGCTTTCTGGACAAAATTCCTACACCAGGACACCGGCGTTTTTCGGGGCGTGGAGACCATTGCGAGACGGTACAATCTGACTGTTTTATACGCGGATTTCTGTAAAGTCGCCGACAAAAGAGGTTACTATCACGTGGATATTTCAATCATCACGCAGACTCCAAAAGAGGTTCCAAACAACGCAATTCTTGAAAAACAGCTGCGTATCCTTGAAAAAGACATCAATTTACAGCCTCATAACTGGCTTTGGAGTCACAGGCGGTGGAAACACAAGCGCCCGGATTGCCTGAAACCAGAGCAAACCCTGGCTTGA